A single Phoenix dactylifera cultivar Barhee BC4 chromosome 1, palm_55x_up_171113_PBpolish2nd_filt_p, whole genome shotgun sequence DNA region contains:
- the LOC103704432 gene encoding magnesium transporter MRS2-F-like: protein MRSPKAAPEDELHHRPPAAGATPPPAQQAAGRRKGTASRAWLVVSDCGAYLEEVGKHSIMRRTGLPARDLRVLDPLLSYPSTILGRERAIVINLEHIKAIITATEVLIPNSKDPMVAPFVQDLQSRVSSSYGAPQQAAESSDVDGEAMAKDASMGITKQNNMSAGETPEGSPTNPMDACKHGGTKVLPFEFRALEVCLESACRCLESETSTLEQEAYPALDELTSKISTLNLERVRQIKSRLVTISGRVQKVRDELEQLLDDDMDMAEMYLSEKLAQQRIGESSSRVDIDHDSFEVEEDRDEDFKDETEYSHGSLGCFKPNIEELEMLLEAYFVQIDGTLNKLSHLREYVDDTEDYINIMLDEKQNQLLQMGVMLSTATMVLTAGVVVVGLFGMNIQIDLFNAPAPSIKFWETTFGTIGGCIVLYVFAIGWGKKSGLLQ from the exons ATGAGGTCGCCGAAGGCAGCGCCCGAGGACGAGCTCCACCACCGACCTCCGGCGGCCGGCGCCACGCCGCCCCCGGCGCAACAGGCGGCCGGGAGACGCAAGGGCACCGCGAGCCGGGCGTGGCTGGTGGTCTCGGACTGCGGAGCGTATCTCGAAGAGGTCGGGAAGCACTCGATCATGCGGCGGACGGGGCTCCCGGCGCGGGATCTGAGGGTCCTGGATCCCCTGCTCTCCTACCCGTCGACGATCCTGGGGAGAGAGAGGGCTATCGTGATCAATTTGGAGCACATCAAAGCCATCATCACCGCCACCGAGGTGCTCATCCCCAATTCCAAGGATCCCATGGTCGCCCCCTTCGTCCAGGATCTCCAATCCCGGGTCTCCAGTTCCTACGGCGCTCCCCAGCAG GCTGCAGAGTCCAGTGATGTGGATGGAGAGGCTATGGCTAAAGATGCATCAATGGGAATAACTAAACAGAATAATATGTCAGCTGGTGAAACTCCAGAAGGCAGCCCTACGAACCCAATGGATGCATGCAAACATGGTGGAACTAAGGTGCTACCTTTCGAGTTCAGGGCACTTGAAGTCTGCCTTGAGTCTGCTTGCAGGTGCCTTGAATCTGAG ACATCGACTCTAGAGCAAGAAGCATATCCTGCTTTGGATGAGTTGACCTCAAAAATCAGTACACTTAACCTTGAGCGTGTTAGACAAATCAAGAGTCGTTTGGTTACAATTTCAGGGCGTGTGCAGAAG GTGAGGGATGAACTTGAACAATTACTAGATGATGACATGGATATGGCTGAGATGTATTTATCAGAGAAGCTTGCTCAACAACGAATTGGTGAATCTTCATCAAGAGTTGATATAGAccatgattcatttgaagtggAGGAGGATAG GGATGAAGATTTCAAAGACGAGACAGAGTATAGCCATGGAAGTTTAGGCTGTTTTAAACCCAACATTGAGGAATTGGAGATGCTTCTAGAGGCTTACTTTGTGCAGATTGATGGCACTTTGAACAAACTATCCCAT TTGAGGGAGTATGTCGATGACACTGAAGATTATATCAACATCATGCTGGATGAGAAACAGAATCAACTGCTGCAGATGGGAGTCATGCTGAGCACTGCAACCATGGTACTCACTGCTGGCGTTGTAGTAGTCGGTTTATTTGGTATGAATATCCAAATTGATCTCTTTAATGCTCCCGCTCCCTCCATCAAATTCTGGGAGACCACCTTTGGCACCATAGGTGGCTGTATTGTTCTATATGTCTTTGCTATTGGATGGGGCAAGAAAAGTGGACTACTGCAATAA